One Candidatus Firestonebacteria bacterium RIFOXYD2_FULL_39_29 DNA window includes the following coding sequences:
- a CDS encoding glycerol-3-phosphate dehydrogenase, translating into MAEKVAIIGAGGWGTALALVLNENGQNVTIYEYLKPYAKYLNKKRINTKFLPGIKIPEGIKITASLSDAVKEAKAIVIAIPSKFVRSVLDKLKNEKIRNDVVVLSVVKGIDTKTLERMSEIIKKKLGKKIKLAVLSGPSHAEEVGRKMPTAVIVASKDAKIASYFQTLFSNKYFRVYTSRDVIGVELGGALKNVIALSKGILDGMELGDNTKAALLTRGMAEMKRLALKLGAKSETLNGLAGFGDLIVTCMSPHSRNRSVGERIGRGEKLSKILKSMDMVAEGVTTSAAVFRLAKKEKVDMPIVAETYGVLFNRNNPKTAVNNLMQRKLKKEENF; encoded by the coding sequence ATGGCAGAAAAAGTTGCAATTATAGGTGCCGGAGGCTGGGGCACAGCATTGGCATTGGTACTTAATGAAAATGGTCAGAATGTTACTATTTATGAATATTTAAAGCCCTATGCAAAATATTTAAACAAGAAAAGAATTAATACAAAATTTTTACCGGGAATTAAAATTCCTGAGGGTATAAAGATTACAGCTTCGCTTTCTGATGCGGTAAAAGAAGCGAAAGCTATTGTAATTGCAATACCATCAAAATTTGTAAGAAGTGTTTTGGATAAGTTAAAAAACGAGAAAATCAGAAATGATGTTGTTGTTTTGAGTGTAGTTAAAGGTATTGATACTAAAACATTGGAGAGAATGTCTGAGATAATTAAAAAAAAGTTAGGTAAAAAAATAAAACTGGCTGTATTGTCAGGTCCCAGTCATGCGGAAGAAGTTGGTCGAAAGATGCCTACAGCCGTGATAGTCGCTTCAAAGGACGCAAAAATTGCATCTTATTTCCAAACTTTATTTTCAAATAAATATTTCAGAGTCTATACCAGCAGGGATGTGATAGGGGTTGAGCTTGGCGGTGCATTAAAGAACGTTATTGCCCTTTCCAAAGGCATTCTTGATGGAATGGAATTGGGAGATAATACGAAAGCAGCTTTACTGACCAGGGGAATGGCTGAGATGAAAAGATTAGCTCTTAAGCTTGGTGCAAAATCCGAAACTTTAAACGGTTTGGCCGGTTTTGGAGATCTTATAGTTACCTGTATGAGTCCGCATAGCAGAAATCGCAGTGTTGGAGAGCGAATTGGGCGGGGAGAAAAGCTTTCAAAAATATTAAAGTCTATGGATATGGTAGCGGAAGGTGTAACTACATCGGCAGCTGTTTTCAGGCTTGCTAAGAAGGAAAAAGTAGATATGCCGATAGTGGCTGAGACTTATGGCGTGCTTTTTAACCGGAATAATCCAAAAACAGCCGTTAATAATCTTATGCAAAGAAAGCTGAAAAAAGAAGAAAATTTCTAA
- a CDS encoding acyl-phosphate glycerol 3-phosphate acyltransferase, giving the protein MIGSIPFGLLIGKLFYKKDIRELGSKNIGATNIMRTFGTFPGVSVLLLDALKGFLCVVFIPGLFGITAAAAAFTGDTSRFLPILISASILCGLAAIVGHNWSFFLKFKGGKGVATSIGVALALAPIEAIVAFSAFAILVFLTRYVSVGSIIGSIIFPVTMFFSGESLPLQLFGVLACVMIIIRHLPNIKRLYKGTENKIWQKKLQL; this is encoded by the coding sequence ATGATCGGATCAATTCCTTTTGGTCTTTTAATCGGGAAATTGTTTTATAAAAAAGATATCAGAGAATTGGGAAGTAAGAATATAGGCGCGACAAATATTATGAGAACTTTCGGAACTTTTCCGGGTGTATCTGTCTTGCTTCTGGATGCTCTTAAAGGATTTCTATGCGTAGTCTTTATTCCCGGATTGTTCGGAATTACTGCAGCAGCTGCTGCTTTTACAGGAGATACTTCCAGATTTCTGCCAATACTGATCAGTGCTTCAATACTCTGCGGTTTAGCGGCAATAGTCGGTCACAACTGGTCGTTTTTTCTAAAGTTCAAAGGCGGAAAAGGTGTAGCAACAAGTATAGGAGTTGCTTTGGCTCTTGCACCGATAGAAGCAATAGTAGCCTTTTCAGCTTTTGCGATATTAGTGTTTCTGACGAGATATGTTTCTGTAGGTTCCATTATTGGCTCCATTATTTTTCCGGTAACAATGTTTTTTTCCGGAGAATCTTTGCCTCTTCAGTTATTCGGTGTTCTGGCTTGTGTAATGATAATAATCAGGCATCTTCCAAATATAAAAAGATTATATAAAGGGACGGAGAATAAGATATGGCAGAAAAAGTTGCAATTATAG
- a CDS encoding GTPase HflX, with amino-acid sequence MPIEKGVLCGISTEGADSYKETELLANTASVEILETVIQNRSIPDATYFIGKGKVDEIRQRSREIGADVIIFNNNLKPNQQRNLEESIKRKIIDRCTLILDIFARHARTTEGKLQVELAQLIYLLPRLSGKGIELSQMGGGIGTRGPGETKLEVDKRNIRSRIEFLKGKLDDVRAHRKIMREGRKAKGFLNATLVGYTNSGKSTLLNLLTKSNVLAENKLFSTLDPTTRKLYLSSKVSILLTDTVGFIRSLPSELVTSFRATLEEIEYSDIIIMILDAGRLDLDIQIEAVYRELRELNVLNKPILTVLNKIDMTQKSRILRLKNDYPDAVFVSAKESMGISTLLSKISLISNELLTKS; translated from the coding sequence ATGCCTATAGAAAAAGGAGTACTTTGCGGAATTTCTACCGAAGGGGCAGATTCTTATAAAGAAACAGAACTGCTTGCGAATACCGCTTCAGTGGAGATTCTTGAGACAGTAATTCAAAATAGAAGTATTCCTGATGCGACTTATTTTATTGGAAAGGGAAAAGTTGATGAAATTCGCCAAAGAAGCCGAGAAATAGGCGCGGATGTTATAATATTTAATAATAATTTAAAGCCAAATCAGCAGCGTAATTTGGAAGAGTCTATTAAAAGAAAAATAATAGACAGGTGTACTCTTATTCTTGATATTTTTGCAAGACATGCAAGGACAACGGAGGGAAAGCTGCAGGTAGAATTAGCTCAGCTTATCTATTTATTGCCGCGGTTATCAGGAAAAGGAATAGAGCTTTCTCAGATGGGTGGAGGTATTGGAACGAGGGGGCCGGGTGAGACAAAGCTGGAAGTTGATAAGCGTAATATACGGAGCCGCATAGAATTTTTAAAAGGAAAGCTTGATGATGTAAGGGCTCATCGAAAAATAATGAGAGAGGGACGAAAAGCCAAGGGGTTTCTGAATGCGACTCTCGTAGGTTACACTAACTCCGGAAAATCAACTTTGCTTAACTTGTTGACAAAATCTAATGTTCTTGCTGAAAATAAGCTGTTTTCAACACTGGACCCGACAACCAGAAAACTGTACCTTTCATCTAAAGTCAGTATTCTGTTGACTGATACTGTTGGATTTATCAGAAGCTTACCGTCTGAACTGGTGACATCATTCAGGGCAACTCTTGAAGAGATTGAATATTCTGATATCATAATTATGATTTTAGATGCCGGCAGATTAGATCTTGACATTCAAATTGAAGCTGTATACAGGGAGCTTCGCGAGTTAAACGTCCTAAATAAACCTATTTTGACAGTGTTAAATAAAATAGATATGACTCAAAAATCCAGAATTCTACGCTTAAAGAATGACTATCCTGATGCTGTATTTGTCTCAGCCAAAGAATCTATGGGAATTTCAACACTCCTATCAAAAATATCTCTCATATCAAATGAGTTATTGACAAAAAGCTAA
- a CDS encoding tRNA (adenosine(37)-N6)-dimethylallyltransferase MiaA yields the protein MSLIKNSKELKNASLLVILGPTASGKTDISLRLAKELEGEIISADSLQIYKEFDIGSAKPDERQLKTVKHHLIGTISPKTELNAFDYSTMARQSIKEVVSKGRFPILVGGSGLYVRAVLDGLLKVEGSFKGVRQSIIDEIKTKGLKFLYEELVKSDPDSAKHIHFNDEMRIIRALELFRVTNKSRKEIAKSAIPLDIGSTVLIGLNLERKELYSRINDRVDKMLSAGLLNEVKTIVDKYGFEISQLNGLGYRQFADHLKGLITFEKAVYLTKMNTRHYAKRQITWFKKDPRVNWVDAKEDIDILLRYIISKIKEKKCL from the coding sequence ATGAGCTTGATAAAAAATTCAAAAGAACTTAAAAATGCCTCTCTTCTTGTAATCCTTGGGCCGACCGCTTCAGGTAAGACGGACATCTCTCTCAGGCTGGCAAAGGAGCTGGAAGGAGAAATTATTTCCGCTGATTCATTGCAGATTTACAAGGAGTTTGATATTGGATCTGCAAAACCTGATGAGCGGCAATTAAAAACGGTTAAACACCATCTTATTGGTACTATATCTCCTAAAACAGAGTTAAATGCATTCGATTATTCAACTATGGCAAGGCAGTCCATAAAAGAAGTTGTTAGTAAAGGTCGTTTTCCTATATTGGTTGGCGGTTCGGGTTTGTATGTTAGAGCTGTATTAGACGGCCTTTTGAAGGTGGAAGGTTCTTTTAAGGGAGTCAGGCAGAGTATAATTGATGAAATAAAAACAAAAGGACTTAAATTCCTCTATGAAGAGTTAGTCAAATCAGATCCTGATTCTGCAAAACATATTCACTTTAATGATGAGATGAGGATAATAAGAGCGCTTGAGTTGTTTAGAGTTACAAATAAATCCAGAAAGGAAATTGCGAAGTCTGCAATTCCTTTAGATATCGGAAGTACGGTTCTCATCGGGCTGAATCTTGAAAGAAAAGAGCTTTATTCCAGAATAAATGATAGAGTTGATAAAATGCTGAGTGCGGGACTTTTGAATGAAGTGAAAACTATAGTTGATAAGTATGGGTTCGAAATTTCTCAGTTAAATGGTCTTGGTTACCGGCAATTTGCAGATCATCTTAAGGGGCTTATCACTTTTGAAAAAGCTGTATATTTAACAAAAATGAATACCAGGCACTATGCAAAGCGGCAGATTACGTGGTTTAAAAAAGATCCAAGGGTTAACTGGGTTGATGCTAAAGAAGATATAGATATATTATTAAGATACATTATCTCTAAAATAAAGGAAAAAAAATGCCTATAG